One genomic window of Solanum dulcamara chromosome 10, daSolDulc1.2, whole genome shotgun sequence includes the following:
- the LOC129871425 gene encoding homoserine kinase-like yields MAITYQSPMKLNFTISNGFSNPIPNSPSLYPINTHFSFGFNISSVSSKTQTHITVPEPEPVFTSVKSFAPATVANLGPGFDFLGCAVDGIGDFVNLRVDPDVKAGEVSISGISGAGNKLSKDPLSNCAGIAAISVMKMLNIQSVGLSISLEKGLPLGSGLGSSAASAAAAAVAVNELFGRKLSVSDLVLAGLESETKVSGYHADNIAPSIMGGFVLVRSYDPLELIPLKFPYEKELFFVLVNPEFEAPTKKMRAVLPSEVTMSHHIWNCSQAGALVAAILQGDSRGLGKALSSDKIVEPRRGPLIPGMDGVKKAALKAGAFGCTISGAGPTLVAVTDDEERGREIGEKMVEAFMKEGNLKALAMVKKLDRVGARLVSSNPR; encoded by the coding sequence ATGGCTATAACCTATCAATCTCCCATGAAACTCAACTTCACCATTTCTAATGGCTTCTCAAATCCAATCCCTAATTCTCCTTCTCTTTATCCCATCAATACCCATTTCTCATTTGGATTCAATATCTCATCCGTCTCCTCTAAAACCCAAACCCATATCACAGTACCCGAACCCGAACCCGTTTTCACCTCCGTCAAGTCGTTTGCTCCGGCCACCGTCGCTAATCTTGGTCCGGGTTTTGATTTCCTTGGATGCGCCGTTGATGGAATCGGAGATTTTGTAAATCTTCGGGTTGATCCAGATGTTAAAGCTGGGGAGGTTTCGATTTCTGGTATCTCCGGTGCTGGAAATAAGCTTAGCAAAGACCCTTTATCGAATTGTGCTGGAATAGCTGCTATTTCTGTTATGAAGATGTTGAATATACAGTCCGTTGGTTTATCAATTTCGCTTGAAAAAGGGTTGCCGTTGGGTAGTGGACTTGGGTCTAGCGCCGCCAGTGCTGCGGCGGCGGCGGTGGCTGTGAATGAGCTTTTTGGTCGGAAATTGAGTGTTTCTGATCTTGTTCTTGCTGGGTTGGAATCGGAAACGAAGGTTTCGGGTTATCATGCTGATAATATAGCACCTTCGATTATGGGTGGTTTTGTGTTGGTAAGAAGTTATGATCCATTGGAATTGATTCCATTGAAGTTTCCATATGAAAAAGAATTGTTCTTTGTGCTTGTGAATCCGGAATTCGAAGCTCCAACGAAGAAGATGAGGGCGGTATTGCCATCGGAGGTGACAATGTCGCATCATATATGGAATTGTAGTCAGGCTGGGGCGTTGGTGGCTGCGATATTGCAGGGGGATTCGAGGGGTTTAGGGAAGGCGTTATCATCGGATAAGATTGTGGAGCCGAGGAGAGGGCCATTGATTCCAGGGATGGATGGAGTGAAGAAGGCGGCGTTGAAGGCTGGGGCGTTTGGTTGCACTATAAGTGGAGCTGGACCGACTTTGGTAGCAGTGACGGATGAtgaagagagagggagagagattGGGGAGAAAATGGTGGAGGCGTTTATGAAGGAAGGGAACTTAAAGGCTTTGGCTATGGTGAAGAAGCTTGATCGGGTTGGTGCTCGGCTTGTTAGTAGCAATCCAAGATGA
- the LOC129870032 gene encoding pyruvate kinase, cytosolic isozyme, which produces MANIDIAGIMKDLPNDGRIPKTKIVCTLGPSSRTVPMLEKLLRAGMNVARFNFSHGTHEYHQETLNNLKIAMQNTQILCAVMLDTKGPEIRTGFLKDGKPIQLKEGQEIIVSTDYTIKGNEEMISMSYKKLVVDLKPGNTILCADGTITLTVLSCDPPSGTVRCRCENTATLGERKNVNLPGVVVDLPTLTEKDKEDILEWGVPNNIDMIALSFVRKGSDLVNVRKVLGPHAKRIQLMSKVENQEGVINFDEILRETDSFMVARGDLGMEIPVEKIFLAQKMMIYKCNLAGKAVVTATQMLESMIKSPRPTRAEATDVANAVLDGTDCVMLSGESAAGAYPELAVKIMARICIEAESSLDNEAIFKEMIRCTPLPMSPLESLASSAVRTANKARAKLIVVLTRGGSTAKLVAKYRPAVPILSVVVPILTTDSFDWSISDESPARHSLVYRGLIPILGEGSAKATDSESTEVILEASLKSAITKGLCKPGDAVVALHRIGAASVIKICIVK; this is translated from the exons ATGGCCAACATAGACATAGCTGGAATcatgaaggatctcccaaatgATGGCCGTATCCCAAAGACCAAGATTGTTTGCACTTTAGGGCCATCTTCTAGAACAGTACCAATGCTGGAGAAGCTTCTTCGTGCTGGCATGAACGTTGCCAGGTTTAACTTTTCTCATGGGACCCATGAGTACCATCAGGAGACATTGAACAATCTTAAGATTGCTATGCAGAATACTCAGATCCTGTGTGCTGTCATGCTTGATACCAAG GGGCCTGAGATTCGAACTGGTTTCTTGAAGGATGGAAAACCGATTCAGCTTAAGGAAGGTCAAGAAATCATTGTATCCACAGACTATACCATAAAAGGAAATGAGGAAATGATCTCAATGAGCTATAAGAAGCTGGTAGTGGACTTGAAGCCTGGCAATACCATCTTGTGTGCAGATGGTACAATAACCCTTACTGTTTTGTCATGTGATCCACCGTCTGGAACAGTGAGATGTCGCTGTGAGAATACTGCCACCTTAGGAGAGAGGAAGAATGTAAACCTACCAGGTGTGGTTGTGGACCTTCCAACACTTACGGAGAAGGATAAAGAAGATATACTAGAGTGGGGTGTTCCTAACAACATTGATATGATTGCTCTTTCATTTGTGCGTAAGGGTTCAGATCTTGTCAACGTTCGCAAGGTTCTTGGTCCACATGCCAAGCGCATTCAACTAATGTCAAAG GTTGAAAATCAAGAAGGGGTAATCAACTTTGACGAAATCCTCCGTGAGACAGATTCTTTTATGGTTGCTCGAGGTGATCTCGGAATGGAAATTCCAGTTGAGAAGATTTTCTTGGCCCAGAAAATGATGATATACAAGTGTAATCTTGCTGGTAAAGCTGTGGTAACTGCCACTCAGATGCTTGAATCAATGATCAAGTCTCCACGGCCCACCCGTGCTGAGGCTACTGATGTGGCTAATGCTGTCTTGGATGGCACTGATTGTGTTATGTTAAGTGGGGAGAGTGCAGCTGGTGCTTATCCGGAGCTGGCGGTAAAAATCATGGCTCGAATCTGCATTGAGGCAGAGTCTTCACTTGACAACGAGGCTATCTTCAAGGAAATGATCAGGTGTACCCCACTGCCAATGAGCCCATTGGAAAGTCTAGCATCATCGGCTGTCCGCACGGCTAACAAAGCTAGAGCAAAACTCATTGTTGTCCTGACACGGGGCGGGAGTACAGCTAAGCTGGTTGCCAAGTATAGGCCTGCTGTTCCTATTCTGTCAGTAGTCGTCCCTATTTTGACTACAGACTCTTTCGATTGGTCCATCAGTGACGAGTCCCCAGCTAGGCACAGTTTAGTATATAGGGGCTTGATTCCAATTCTTGGTGAAGGTTCTGCGAAGGCCACTGATTCTGAATCAACTGAGGTAATCCTTGAAGCTTCCTTGAAATCAGCCATAACAAAAGGGCTATGCAAACCTGGTGATGCTGTCGTGGCACTTCATCGTATTGGTGCTGCATCCGTTATCAAGATTTGCATCGTGAAGTAA
- the LOC129871461 gene encoding transcription elongation factor SPT4 homolog 2-like: MGSQPAQIPTSFGHELRACLRCRLVKTYDQFRESGCENCPFFKMDEDHERVVDCTTPNFTGLISVMDPTRSWAARWLRIARYVPGCYTLAVSEALPEDLQNLCEDEHIPYAPPKRI; the protein is encoded by the exons ATGGGAAGCCAACCTGCACAAATTCCGACCAGTTTTGGTCACGAACTGAGAGCTTGTCTCCGTTGCCGTCTTGTCAAAACTTATGACCAG TTTAGGGAATCAGGATGCGAGAACTGTCCCTTCTTCAAGATGGATGAAGATCATGAGCGTGTAGTGGACTGTACTACTCcaaatttcactgg TTTAATCTCTGTCATGGATCCAACGAGAAGTTGGGCAGCTCGATGGCTTCGAATTG CACGGTATGTCCCTGGTTGTTACACACTTGCTGTGTCTGAGGCACTTCCGGAAGATTTGCAG AATCTTTGTGAGGATGAACATATCCCATATGCTCCTCCAAAACGCATCTGA